In Chloroflexi bacterium ADurb.Bin180, the sequence GCTGTCCGATCCGCCCCCGGTCTGGATGTACCCCTGCTTTGCCGCAATGGGCACGCTCATCGCCGCCGATTTGCTGTCGGGCATCGCCATCACGATGGAGTTCAGCCATCCCGATGATCGCCCCACCTACATTGGCCTGGCCAACACCTTACCGGGGCTCTTTTCGGCCGTGGCGCCGCTGCTGGGCGGCTGGATTGCCGCCCGCGCCGGTTACACGATGCTCTTCCTTGTCGCGGGGGGTCTGTCTGCGATCACCTGGGTGGTTCTGCACTGGCTGGTGAAAGA encodes:
- a CDS encoding Major Facilitator Superfamily protein, translating into MYPCFAAMGTLIAADLLSGIAITMEFSHPDDRPTYIGLANTLPGLFSAVAPLLGGWIAARAGYTMLFLVAGGLSAITWVVLHWLVKEPRKAGGAAGSVG